A stretch of Caenibius tardaugens NBRC 16725 DNA encodes these proteins:
- a CDS encoding TonB-dependent receptor plug domain-containing protein, with amino-acid sequence MNGLIFKKSLLTSSAAVLATVTSVSAYAQEAPDQTNAASSDDLIIVTGTRITIPNYSSPSPVVAITADTLQESGDTNVTQYLTRLPALVGSGTRGRLAGASADAFIGSTGLNLLDLRNLGPERTLVLVNGRRHVAALPGTAAVDINTIPTDLIQRIDVVTGGESAIYGADGVTGVVNFIMKRDFEGLTARARYGLSEKGDADETDLSITAGKNFSEGRGNIAISYQYGKEGRLEACDRKYLCGSNYRGMYRNPADGDDDPNIYDYIPQRNISFFDSARGGAIDLDFDGMPDLNPNGSAFNNGLFVPPYYHQNGSGTPTADYLGNLIPATERHIANALLSYEFSPAARLFVEAKYAHVKSMATDQPTFDFYNYLSVDNPFMPDAVRAQVIPGLAAEAFEIDGLPDGVLMNRDNFDLGVRGESIKRETIRAVVGLDGEINSHLKYEVSYTYGQTKVANRMIGNQLNDRFFAAIDVVKDGAGNPVCRVALEGAAYQPFPSFNGSRQPTGPLTFSPNECVPLNIFGDGSPSQKAIDWIRVNTVDHAKLTQQVFNATLTGDLGQLFELPAGPVRFSLGGEYRKEKSVSRPDPLVSEGLTYTNVLVPESGKYDVWEAFGELYVPLIKDKPWAKELSVGGAIRFSDYSSIGKTTTWKVNGLWAVNDAISFRGTYSQAVRAPNIGELFSPAGQDFQRIDDPCAALNVNNGSSSRQANCLALLTSLGVANPGNYIDPNSATVAGFLGGNKDLREETAKTWTAGLVLQPVPRLRVALDWYNIKLTNAISTPPPQDLAELCVDQPTLDNQFCAAITREPGSGKIVEFMRIPRNVARWNTAGLDLTLDYSIPTDNMGMFSIRLVGGYLDKLETISMPGAEPENERGQPYRPKFVGNLDLTWEKGPFTVNYGLAWFSKTYRFDYNTMQANPDITEPKYKKYKERARHDIYASYTYDERFKLFGGIRNFTNQKPDVGSLAYPIDAVGRFFFLGVEAKLENLF; translated from the coding sequence ATGAATGGATTAATCTTCAAGAAAAGTCTTCTCACTTCATCAGCCGCAGTCCTCGCGACAGTGACCAGCGTATCGGCCTACGCACAGGAAGCGCCAGATCAGACCAACGCCGCCAGCAGCGATGACCTGATCATCGTTACGGGCACGCGCATTACCATTCCCAATTACAGCTCCCCCAGCCCGGTGGTGGCCATCACAGCGGATACCCTTCAGGAATCGGGGGACACCAACGTCACCCAGTACCTCACCCGGCTGCCCGCTCTGGTGGGCTCGGGCACCCGCGGCAGACTGGCGGGCGCCAGCGCGGACGCCTTCATTGGCTCAACGGGCCTCAATCTGCTCGACCTGCGCAATCTCGGGCCGGAACGCACGCTCGTGCTCGTCAATGGCCGCCGCCACGTGGCGGCTTTGCCCGGCACGGCTGCCGTGGACATCAACACTATCCCGACAGATCTGATCCAGCGGATCGACGTTGTAACCGGCGGTGAATCCGCGATTTACGGCGCAGATGGCGTGACCGGCGTCGTCAACTTCATCATGAAGCGTGACTTCGAAGGGCTGACGGCACGAGCACGATATGGCCTGTCCGAGAAGGGTGATGCGGACGAGACCGATCTGTCCATCACGGCCGGCAAGAATTTCTCGGAAGGTCGCGGCAATATCGCGATTTCCTATCAATACGGCAAGGAAGGCCGCCTCGAAGCCTGCGATCGCAAATATCTGTGCGGCAGCAACTATCGCGGCATGTATCGCAATCCCGCCGATGGGGATGACGATCCCAACATCTATGACTATATCCCCCAACGCAACATCAGCTTCTTCGATAGCGCCCGCGGTGGCGCGATCGACCTCGACTTCGATGGCATGCCCGACCTGAACCCCAATGGTTCCGCGTTCAACAATGGCCTTTTCGTGCCGCCTTATTATCACCAGAACGGATCGGGCACGCCCACGGCGGATTATCTGGGCAATCTCATCCCGGCCACCGAACGCCATATCGCGAACGCGCTGCTTTCCTACGAATTCAGCCCGGCCGCACGTCTCTTCGTGGAAGCGAAGTATGCGCACGTAAAATCCATGGCGACCGATCAGCCGACGTTCGATTTCTACAACTATCTGAGTGTCGACAATCCCTTCATGCCTGACGCCGTGCGTGCGCAGGTCATCCCGGGTCTGGCGGCCGAAGCATTCGAGATCGACGGCCTGCCCGATGGCGTTCTGATGAACCGCGACAACTTCGATCTCGGGGTTCGTGGCGAAAGCATCAAGCGCGAAACCATCCGTGCAGTTGTTGGGCTGGATGGCGAAATCAATTCGCACCTGAAATACGAAGTTTCATACACTTACGGCCAGACGAAAGTCGCCAATCGCATGATCGGCAACCAGTTGAACGATCGTTTCTTCGCAGCGATTGACGTGGTGAAGGACGGCGCGGGCAATCCGGTCTGCCGGGTTGCGCTGGAAGGGGCAGCCTATCAGCCCTTCCCCAGCTTCAACGGGTCGCGTCAGCCGACGGGTCCACTCACCTTCTCGCCCAACGAATGCGTTCCTTTGAACATTTTCGGCGATGGTTCCCCCTCGCAAAAGGCAATCGACTGGATCCGGGTCAATACGGTTGACCATGCCAAGCTGACGCAACAGGTCTTCAACGCTACCCTTACCGGCGATCTCGGGCAACTGTTTGAACTGCCCGCCGGGCCTGTACGCTTTTCCCTGGGCGGTGAATATCGCAAGGAAAAGAGCGTTTCGCGCCCTGACCCCCTGGTCAGCGAAGGCCTGACCTACACCAACGTGCTGGTTCCCGAATCCGGCAAGTATGACGTGTGGGAAGCGTTCGGTGAACTTTATGTGCCGCTGATCAAGGACAAGCCCTGGGCGAAGGAACTTTCGGTTGGTGGTGCCATCCGGTTCTCCGACTATTCGTCCATCGGCAAGACCACGACCTGGAAGGTCAACGGTCTCTGGGCCGTGAACGATGCGATCAGCTTCCGCGGCACTTATTCGCAGGCGGTGCGTGCGCCCAACATCGGCGAACTGTTCTCACCCGCCGGGCAGGATTTCCAGCGGATCGACGATCCCTGCGCCGCCTTGAACGTGAACAATGGGTCTTCCTCGCGTCAGGCGAACTGCCTTGCCTTGCTGACCAGTCTGGGCGTGGCCAACCCGGGCAATTACATCGACCCCAACAGCGCGACTGTTGCAGGGTTCCTGGGCGGCAACAAGGATCTGCGCGAAGAAACCGCCAAGACCTGGACCGCAGGCCTTGTGCTCCAGCCCGTTCCGCGCCTCCGCGTGGCGCTGGACTGGTACAACATCAAGCTGACCAATGCGATCAGCACCCCGCCACCGCAGGATCTGGCCGAACTTTGCGTCGATCAGCCGACGCTCGACAACCAGTTCTGCGCAGCGATCACCCGTGAGCCGGGCAGCGGCAAGATTGTCGAATTCATGCGTATCCCGCGTAACGTCGCACGCTGGAACACGGCCGGTCTCGATCTGACGCTCGACTACAGCATCCCCACCGACAACATGGGCATGTTCTCCATTCGGCTGGTCGGCGGTTACCTCGACAAGCTGGAAACCATTTCGATGCCGGGTGCCGAACCCGAAAACGAACGGGGCCAACCCTATCGGCCCAAATTCGTCGGCAACCTTGACCTGACCTGGGAAAAAGGCCCGTTCACAGTGAACTACGGCCTTGCATGGTTCAGCAAGACCTACCGCTTCGATTACAATACGATGCAGGCTAACCCCGATATCACCGAACCCAAGTACAAGAAGTACAAGGAACGGGCGCGCCACGATATCTACGCCAGCTACACGTATGACGAACGCTTCAAGCTGTTCGGTGGGATCCGCAACTTCACCAACCAGAAGCCGGATGTGGGCTCGCTCGCTTACCCGATCGATGCCGTGGGCCGGTTCTTCTTCCTTGGTGTGGAAGCAAAGCTCGAAAATCTGTTCTGA
- a CDS encoding helix-turn-helix transcriptional regulator → MTQSDTLGRQPDDADAWRRRELAAFLRSRRVRLSPEDHGLSEGRRRRTTGLRREEMAMLLDVSVSWYTKLEQGVDVTASPRLLGKMADVLMLSPVERGQLLRLGLEEPGGAPPPDADDVLPSVQMIIDAMHYAPAFVLSSRADYIACNQAARAFFGNFEQFAQNNQLISLFLDDAVRAVLPDWQESARSQVAMFRRAFARNMQDQGLQDLVRTLLEGSEEFRALWEEYALPSTASRDLRYSLPNGEQGHFRHFTFFADLENQFRVEVFNPIGDVTLQWMIARVNAGDHNG, encoded by the coding sequence ATGACTCAGAGTGATACCCTTGGCCGGCAGCCTGACGATGCCGATGCATGGCGGCGGCGCGAACTGGCGGCGTTCCTGCGTTCGCGCCGCGTGCGCCTGTCCCCCGAAGACCATGGCCTGAGCGAGGGGCGCAGGCGGCGGACGACGGGCTTGCGGCGTGAGGAAATGGCCATGCTGCTCGATGTTTCGGTGTCGTGGTACACCAAGCTGGAACAGGGCGTGGATGTCACCGCATCACCGCGCCTGCTGGGCAAGATGGCCGATGTGCTGATGCTTTCGCCGGTGGAGCGGGGGCAACTCTTGCGGCTGGGGCTGGAGGAGCCGGGCGGGGCACCACCACCTGATGCGGACGATGTGTTGCCTTCGGTGCAGATGATTATCGATGCGATGCATTATGCCCCGGCATTCGTACTGTCATCGCGGGCCGATTATATCGCCTGCAATCAGGCAGCTCGCGCCTTCTTCGGCAATTTCGAACAGTTTGCGCAGAACAATCAGCTGATATCGCTGTTTCTTGACGATGCCGTGCGCGCGGTCCTGCCCGACTGGCAGGAATCGGCGCGCAGTCAGGTTGCGATGTTCCGCCGGGCTTTCGCGCGCAATATGCAGGACCAAGGTTTGCAGGATCTGGTGCGCACGTTGCTGGAAGGGAGCGAGGAATTCAGGGCCTTGTGGGAAGAGTATGCCTTGCCTTCAACCGCATCGCGTGATTTGCGCTATAGCCTGCCGAACGGGGAACAGGGGCACTTCCGCCATTTCACATTCTTTGCCGATCTCGAAAACCAGTTCCGTGTGGAAGTGTTCAACCCCATCGGTGACGTGACCCTGCAATGGATGATTGCGCGGGTGAATGCGGGGGACCACAACGGCTAG
- a CDS encoding acyclic terpene utilization AtuA family protein: MKPDVSDKVVRIAGASGALNDSVIAVPQLLKEAEMHYLAFDYLGEGAMGMMRRLREADPKSGFLTDFVDLHIGPYLAELKHRGIKVISNAGGMNPEGLADMIRQRAGELNLDIRVGVVTGDDIDAMVPDLRAQGVREMFNDIPFPEGKIGSINAYLGAFPIAAALDAGADIVITGRVVDSALILGPLIHEFGWGPEDFDLLAAGSAAGHLLECGTQVTGGTFTDWRDVPDWANIGFPIGECRADGSCIITKPEGTGGLVSIGTVAEQLLYEVSDTRAYYLPDVVCDFSDVKLEQVGENRVLMTGVKGYPPTDQYKVCLTYDAGWRSVALIPIVGLEAPAKARRTAEALLKRTSDILRNRNQPDWQLTHVEVIGTEASYASAARPLDPREVLLKIVVDHEDPGAAAMFNREQSTAIMNMAVGTSIAPIIAAPRAFPLTEVFLFLIDKDKVPAHVTLEGKDVPFADRRVSGFDPAALPERAAAEAAADGTEEVPLLSLAWTRSGDKGRLFNVGVIARKPEYLPYIRASLTADTVAECYRDQFDNPADRRVDAYDAPGFHALNFVVHDAQGGGISMSPRFDAAAKTMGQRLLEVPVKVPAAMARAIAE, translated from the coding sequence ATGAAACCTGACGTCAGCGACAAGGTCGTGCGGATTGCCGGTGCCTCGGGCGCCCTCAACGACAGCGTGATCGCGGTCCCGCAATTGCTGAAGGAAGCCGAGATGCACTATCTCGCCTTCGACTACCTCGGCGAAGGCGCCATGGGCATGATGCGGCGGCTCAGGGAAGCAGACCCGAAATCCGGCTTTCTTACGGATTTTGTCGATCTGCATATCGGCCCCTATCTCGCGGAACTGAAACATCGCGGGATCAAGGTGATTTCCAATGCGGGCGGCATGAATCCCGAAGGGCTGGCCGATATGATCCGCCAGCGCGCGGGTGAACTCAATCTGGACATCCGGGTCGGTGTCGTTACCGGCGACGATATCGACGCCATGGTCCCGGACCTGCGCGCGCAGGGTGTGCGGGAAATGTTCAACGACATCCCCTTCCCCGAAGGCAAGATCGGCAGCATCAATGCCTATCTCGGCGCCTTCCCGATCGCTGCGGCGCTTGATGCGGGCGCCGATATCGTGATTACCGGGCGCGTAGTGGACAGCGCGCTTATCCTTGGCCCGTTGATCCATGAATTCGGCTGGGGGCCGGAAGATTTCGATCTGCTCGCCGCCGGCTCTGCCGCTGGGCACCTCCTCGAATGCGGTACGCAGGTCACCGGCGGCACTTTCACCGATTGGCGCGACGTGCCCGATTGGGCCAATATCGGTTTTCCGATCGGGGAATGCCGGGCCGACGGTTCGTGCATTATCACCAAGCCCGAAGGGACCGGCGGGCTGGTTTCCATCGGCACCGTTGCCGAACAGCTGCTTTATGAAGTCAGCGATACCCGCGCCTATTACCTGCCCGATGTCGTCTGCGATTTCAGCGACGTGAAACTGGAACAGGTGGGCGAAAACCGGGTGCTGATGACCGGGGTCAAAGGCTACCCTCCAACCGACCAGTACAAGGTCTGCCTCACTTATGACGCTGGCTGGCGTTCGGTCGCACTGATTCCGATTGTCGGACTGGAAGCCCCGGCCAAGGCACGCCGCACGGCGGAAGCCCTGCTCAAGCGCACCTCCGATATCCTGCGCAACCGCAACCAGCCCGACTGGCAATTGACGCATGTCGAAGTGATCGGCACCGAAGCCAGCTATGCAAGCGCGGCCCGCCCGCTCGATCCGCGTGAAGTGCTGCTGAAGATCGTGGTCGATCATGAAGATCCGGGCGCGGCGGCGATGTTCAACCGCGAACAGTCGACCGCGATCATGAATATGGCCGTGGGCACATCGATTGCCCCGATAATCGCCGCGCCGCGCGCCTTCCCGCTGACGGAAGTGTTCCTGTTCCTGATCGACAAGGACAAAGTGCCCGCCCATGTGACACTGGAAGGCAAGGACGTTCCTTTTGCCGACCGGCGTGTATCGGGCTTCGACCCCGCCGCCCTGCCCGAACGCGCGGCTGCGGAAGCGGCGGCTGACGGCACGGAAGAGGTGCCCCTGCTCTCGCTTGCGTGGACGCGCAGCGGCGACAAGGGCCGCCTCTTCAACGTCGGCGTGATCGCGCGCAAACCGGAATATCTGCCCTATATTCGCGCCAGCCTGACCGCCGATACCGTGGCGGAATGTTATCGCGACCAGTTCGACAATCCGGCGGACAGGCGGGTTGACGCATACGACGCGCCGGGCTTTCATGCGCTGAACTTTGTGGTGCACGATGCCCAGGGTGGCGGGATCAGTATGTCGCCCCGGTTTGATGCGGCCGCCAAGACCATGGGGCAACGGTTGCTGGAAGTGCCCGTGAAAGTGCCCGCCGCCATGGCGCGCGCGATCGCGGAATAA
- a CDS encoding Coq4 family protein — MQDNDTPYLLRGMKSVATESSTLISSSPYLNDPRLRDWIATSFLRRSGKDRPTSADAYALHLILRDILDLDRIEELFTAQRKTSPELDRWFSEGFSSTFTVDELLAYPEGSLGYVFGRYLADNAFQIDIVPRFEPKNQFEYYSLRSGQTHDLEHIITGGNFDILGELVPYYARLTNVPRFLDAELAGMVNVGQLLGAQRLICRTGLHYQQSFLAAMAASQGGMRVGLESGPIFMAKYEDVFHLPIPEARAALGIKGAEQIDTAEASLAWEEYA, encoded by the coding sequence ATGCAGGACAATGATACCCCCTATCTTCTGCGCGGCATGAAGTCCGTGGCCACGGAAAGCAGCACGCTGATCAGTTCCTCCCCCTATCTCAACGACCCGCGCCTGCGGGACTGGATCGCGACCAGCTTTCTGCGCCGCAGCGGAAAGGATCGCCCCACATCAGCCGATGCCTATGCCCTGCACCTGATCCTGCGGGACATTCTCGATCTTGACCGGATCGAGGAACTGTTCACCGCGCAGCGCAAGACATCGCCCGAACTGGACCGCTGGTTCAGCGAAGGCTTTTCCTCGACGTTCACTGTCGATGAATTGCTGGCCTATCCCGAAGGCTCGCTGGGGTATGTGTTCGGACGTTATCTCGCGGATAATGCGTTCCAGATCGATATCGTGCCCCGGTTCGAACCCAAGAACCAGTTCGAATATTACTCGTTGCGCAGCGGCCAGACCCACGATCTGGAACACATCATCACCGGGGGCAATTTCGATATCCTGGGTGAACTGGTGCCCTATTATGCGCGGTTGACCAACGTCCCGCGTTTTCTCGATGCCGAACTCGCCGGTATGGTCAATGTCGGGCAATTGTTGGGCGCACAGCGGCTGATCTGCCGCACCGGGCTGCATTACCAGCAATCGTTTCTTGCCGCGATGGCGGCCTCACAGGGCGGTATGCGCGTTGGCCTGGAATCAGGCCCGATCTTCATGGCGAAGTATGAAGATGTCTTCCATCTGCCGATCCCCGAAGCCCGTGCAGCGCTGGGCATCAAGGGAGCCGAACAGATCGACACCGCCGAAGCGTCGCTTGCCTGGGAAGAATACGCCTGA
- a CDS encoding DUF47 family protein — translation MRQIAVLPYRAESPAVDAPIRILLITSRGSKGRWVIPKGRPMNGLPPHASAAREAEEEAGVLGAACPTPIGSFRFRKRQKSGASMWTDVQVFPFAVTDELDSWEEQHERERRWFTLDEAAQAVEEEDLRALIRSFGPREFRRAALGLNLIETVADKTGVNAMFAWFQRLIPQQGNFFELFEQQAATLVAGADALARLLQGGPGTVDHVREIEEREHDADNITREVLQAVRRTFLTPFDRGAITSLIGTMDDAIDEMHMTAGAADLYDITEFEPEMRDMAAIIVDAARLTAEAMPLLRKIADNGVRLHELTERLVRMEGHADEIHAAGLKRIFREIGSRDPLQFMARQEMFKRLERVVDRFEDLANEIDGLVIDHS, via the coding sequence ATGCGGCAAATCGCTGTGCTCCCTTATCGCGCGGAGTCGCCCGCCGTTGATGCGCCCATACGCATCCTGCTGATCACTTCGCGCGGTAGTAAGGGGCGGTGGGTTATTCCCAAGGGACGGCCGATGAACGGCCTGCCTCCGCATGCCAGCGCCGCACGCGAAGCCGAAGAGGAAGCAGGCGTGCTTGGCGCCGCCTGCCCCACCCCGATCGGCAGCTTCCGTTTTCGCAAACGCCAGAAATCCGGCGCATCGATGTGGACCGACGTGCAGGTCTTCCCCTTCGCCGTGACCGACGAACTGGATAGCTGGGAAGAACAGCACGAGCGTGAACGCCGCTGGTTCACGCTGGATGAAGCGGCGCAAGCCGTGGAAGAAGAGGATCTGCGCGCGCTGATCCGGAGTTTCGGACCGCGCGAATTCCGCCGCGCTGCGCTGGGGCTAAATCTCATTGAAACAGTTGCGGACAAAACGGGGGTTAATGCCATGTTTGCCTGGTTCCAACGGCTGATTCCGCAACAGGGCAATTTCTTCGAGCTGTTCGAACAACAGGCGGCCACGCTTGTCGCAGGCGCCGATGCCCTTGCCCGCCTGCTGCAGGGCGGCCCGGGCACTGTCGATCACGTGCGCGAAATCGAAGAACGCGAACATGATGCCGACAACATAACCCGCGAAGTCCTGCAGGCCGTTCGCCGCACATTCCTGACTCCGTTCGACCGCGGTGCGATTACCAGCCTGATCGGCACGATGGATGACGCGATCGACGAAATGCACATGACAGCGGGTGCTGCCGATCTCTATGACATCACCGAGTTTGAGCCGGAAATGCGCGACATGGCAGCGATTATCGTCGATGCCGCGCGTCTGACCGCCGAAGCCATGCCGCTGCTGCGCAAGATCGCCGACAACGGCGTGCGCCTGCACGAACTGACCGAACGCCTCGTGCGGATGGAAGGGCATGCCGATGAAATCCACGCTGCCGGGCTCAAACGCATATTCCGCGAGATTGGCAGCCGCGATCCCCTGCAATTCATGGCGCGACAGGAAATGTTCAAGCGCCTTGAACGTGTGGTCGACCGTTTCGAAGACCTCGCTAACGAGATCGACGGTCTCGTAATCGATCATTCCTGA
- a CDS encoding inorganic phosphate transporter, protein MDHSLALPLLIGLIALALAFDFLNGLHDAANAIATVVATRLLSPVAAVLFAAFGNFAAYWIMGLHVAETVGKGIIDKDVVTPAVVFGALVGAMFWNVLTWIKGIPSSSSHALIGGLLGAGIAHAGHGAVEASGTIKTVAAIFVSPIIGFALAMLMMLITSWLFRGVQPRQANGAFKGLHLISSAAYSISHGGNDAQKTMGIITVLLYSTGHLGGEFHVPEWVVLSCYFAIALGTMSGGWKIIKTMGSKLTKLNHHSGFCASTAGSIVVFGASAAGIPVSTTHAITGAVVGTGAARRASAVRWSVASRVIVAWFITIPASAIVGALFYYLTRLF, encoded by the coding sequence ATGGATCACAGCCTCGCCCTGCCCCTCCTGATCGGGCTGATCGCGCTCGCCCTCGCGTTCGACTTCCTCAACGGCCTGCACGATGCGGCCAACGCCATTGCCACCGTGGTTGCAACACGCCTGCTCTCACCGGTTGCCGCCGTGCTTTTCGCCGCTTTCGGCAATTTCGCAGCGTACTGGATCATGGGCCTGCATGTCGCCGAAACAGTTGGCAAAGGGATCATCGACAAGGATGTGGTGACACCTGCCGTCGTCTTCGGCGCGCTGGTCGGGGCGATGTTCTGGAACGTGCTGACCTGGATCAAGGGCATTCCTTCCTCCTCCAGCCACGCCTTGATCGGCGGCCTGCTGGGCGCAGGCATTGCCCATGCCGGACACGGCGCGGTGGAAGCATCCGGCACGATCAAGACAGTGGCAGCCATCTTCGTTTCCCCGATTATCGGCTTTGCCCTGGCGATGCTGATGATGCTGATCACAAGCTGGCTGTTCCGAGGGGTCCAGCCCCGTCAGGCCAACGGTGCGTTCAAGGGGCTGCATCTGATATCGTCCGCGGCCTATTCGATCAGCCACGGCGGCAACGATGCGCAGAAGACCATGGGGATCATCACGGTTCTGCTCTATTCCACCGGCCATCTCGGTGGGGAATTCCACGTGCCGGAATGGGTCGTGCTGTCCTGCTATTTTGCAATCGCGCTGGGCACGATGTCGGGCGGTTGGAAAATCATCAAGACGATGGGCAGCAAACTGACCAAGCTGAACCATCATTCCGGCTTCTGCGCCTCGACAGCGGGTTCGATCGTGGTCTTCGGGGCCAGCGCCGCCGGCATCCCGGTTTCCACCACCCACGCCATTACCGGCGCGGTCGTGGGCACGGGCGCCGCGCGCCGCGCCAGCGCGGTGCGCTGGAGCGTGGCGAGCCGCGTAATCGTGGCGTGGTTCATTACGATTCCGGCCAGCGCCATCGTTGGCGCGTTGTTCTATTACCTGACCCGCCTGTTCTGA